The following DNA comes from Cellulophaga sp. HaHa_2_95.
TTATTAGGATTCTGTAAATCCAGATTTTGTTCGTGTAAGCTTTTGGATACAAAAAATGAGAAGGCGCTAGCCTTCATTTTGATATTTTCAAAGAGGGTTTATTAGGATTCTGTAAATCCAGATTTTGCTCGTGTAAGCGTTTGGACACAAAAAATGAGAAGGCATTAGCCTTCATTTTGATATTTTCAAAGAGGGTTTATTAGGATTCTGTAAATCCAGATTTTGTTTTTGTAAGCGTTTGGATACAAAAAATGAGAAGGCATTAGCCTTCATTTTGATATTTTCAATGAGTGTTTATTAGGATTCTGCAAATCCAGATTTTGTTTTTGTAAGCGTTTGGATACAAAAAATGAGTAGGCATAAGCCTTCATTTTGATATTTTTAAAGAGGGTTTATTAGGATTCTGTAAGTCTTATGAATGAGGCGAAGGTTGAAAGGATTGGATTTTTGCTAGTTGTTATTTATATAGTTCATCTATGGCTCAAAATATTAATCGTATAACAGCGCATTGGTGTTGTTAAAATAAAAATCGCTATAGGCAAGTGTTTTTACTTGCTTATAGCGATATAGTTTTTAAATACATAAGTTGCTTTTAAAGAGCTCCTTTGTAATTTTAAAAGAAATAGACTTATTGATTACAATCCCAATCAGGTCTATACTGCGCATCATTTAATTCGGCAATATCTTTGTTTGCACCAGTTTTAATAGTTATATCGTTAGTTTCGTAGAGTAAGATGTAGTCAATATTTGCATTTTTTGAACGGCCAGACATGGTAAATGTATATTCTTCATCTTCTATTAAATTGTATAGAATGGCCGATTTGTTATGGGCTGCTCCGCCATCACCAGAATAAACACCACCCCATTGATCAACACCTCTTCCAAAAAATTTCAAATCGGTTTCTAAGTCTTCCGTGGTATATTTATCAGTAGCCGTAGTAAAATTACCTGCCATTCTAATATAAACATCATTAGATTTATCTTCCTCAGCACCTTCTAAACGCTGGTATAGACGCATTACTAATTTATATGCTCCGGTAGACGGAGCTGTAAATACATATTCTAAAGGAGACGTTGCAGGACCACTACCTTGATTATTTCCTGTAAATTCTAAATGCGTTTCATTTATAGGACCAAGACTTTCTTTATCCAAATAGCCAGCGTCACCTTTGCTTATTAATTCCCATTGGTCTAAGGGTGATTCTGTTGCTTCGGCATCAAAAACCACATAGTTTGCTCCAAATGTCTTTAGACAATCTAAGACTTCTTCAGGATCTGTTGCTTCTGGTTCCGGATCGGGTGACTCTGGCATAACTTCTTCATCAGTGGGAACGTCAGTCGTGTTTTCATCAACTTCTTCTGTTTCAGGATCTACAGAAGCATCTCCATCAGAGGAGCAAGAACTTAGGTTGAATAAAAGGCATAGAACTAATGCCCTTAAATAATATTTTACTTTCATAATTACGATGATAATTTAGATGGTTATTGTTAGAAATTAACGATTAAAGAAGCTTAAAATTGTATTCAAATTTGGACCCATTTCAGCAGCTTAATTCTTTTAATTTCTATGATCACTATGGTAGTATGAGCTGTTATTAATTAATAAGATCTTTTAAAAAAGCATACTGAATGCATGACCTGTCGAATATTCTTTATGATTTTTTATATCGAAATAAGTGGTGCTCCTTTAAGGCTTTAAAATAGTTTGTGGAGTACTATAACTTACAGGATTTCTTTTGGAATTAATTTTCTGGTCCAAGTTTTTAATCGTTTATATTTATTTACTTCAGCATCTGGATTGAAATCCAAGGTAGTTTCCCATGAATTTTCAGGTTTAAATTCTTCTTCCATTCCGCTTAAAACACCCTTCGATATTTTGTCAGAAGTAACAATAACCACACATTCCGTATTTAAATTAGCACTTCTAGGGTCTAGATTAAAGGTGCCAATGACTGTTGTTTTATGGTCTACAACCATAGATTTTGCATGCAACCCAAAAATAGGAGTATAGTCGAGTTTTTCTTGTAACTCTCCTGTCATAATTTTTTTGCGTTCTGCGGCATCAGGTCTAAATTCAAAGATTCTTACGCCTGTTTCTAATAATTTTTTTCTATCCGTTTGGTAGCTACTGAAAGCTTCCACGTTATCTGTTGATGCTAAGCTGTTCGTTAAGATTCTAATTTTGACGCCACGGTCTACGGCATCTTTAAATAAATTTTGCGCTAATGCTGTCGTAATTAAATAGGGTGTTTGAATGTCTATTGATGATTTTGAATTTTTAACTAAGTTGATTAAAGCACTAGTAGAAATTCCGCCACCTCCCAAACCACTTTCGCCATCATTTTTTCCGGGATTATCAGAAATAAACTGTACATCATCTAGCCAAACTAAATCTCCTGATGCATTTATTTTTTTAAATGTTGTAGGTAAGGTAGCAATACGCTTTCTAACTTGTGGCCAAAAATTATAGGGATTACAGGCATATTCATGAAGTTTGTTAAACCTTTCTTCTGAGGTTATATTTTCAGGTAGCTCTTCAATAACCTCAGAGACCTCTTTTGTTAAGGGGCTATTCCAAAATTGGTCAAAAGAAGTATTTACAGTTTTAGCTATTTTTCCTAATAACAGAATATCCCTATCTCTGAAATTATACTCATGGTCATAATCAAAGTACTCATCGGCAATATTCCTACCTCCAGTAATGACCACTTTACCATCTACTATGAACGTTTTGTTGTGCATACGTTGATTAGCAGTTCTAAAATCTGTTGTAAATTTTTGTATTTTTTTAAAAAGGTTTATTCCGAGATTAACTCCAGGATTATAAATTTTGACTTCAATATTTTTGTGAGAGGCAAATGTTAGAATATCTTGTATGTCTGCATCTACCATAATGTCATCTACAATAATTCTTACTTTAACACCACGATCTGCTGCTCTAATCAAATAATCACAGGCAATTAAACCTACATTATCGGTCGAAAAAATAAAATATTGAATGTCTATGGTCTTTTCAGCGTACTCGCTAAGCCACGCTCTGGCCACCATAGAACCACTACCGTCTTCTAAAACATATACACCAGTTTTCGTAGCCATCAATTCTTTTACGCTGGCTAACTCTTTGGTTAATGTTATACTGTCGTTTTTATGAATGTTAGCACAGAAATCTGTTGGTGGAGTTATCTTCTGTTCTTCATTACAAGAGGCTAGTATTAGTAAAAAAAGAACAAAAATGTATTTATAGTTAAGAATCAAATTCATGGCGCTTATCATTGGTTGTTGTTAATGGTTTAATTGATAAACGCATTTATAGTCTTTAGCTTGTATAGAGAACCCAATCTATCGGAAGAAAGATAGGGTTAACAAGCATATATTTTTCAGGAAACAATCAAATTAGAAGTTACCACAACAGATTGATGAAGCGTTTTGTGTACAGGACATTTATCTGCAATCTCAAGAAGGCGTTTTTTTTGAGCCTCATCTAAATCACCTATTAGTTCTATGTTTTTTGTAATATGATCTATTTTTGATTTTTTCTCATCGCATTCCATACAATCTTTTCTATAATCTTTGCCATGGGTAAGGTGCACGATAACTTCTTTTAAATCCCACTTTTTTAGATTGGCATACAATCGTAAGGTCATTGCAGTACAAGCACCTAAGGAAGAAAGCAAAAGGTCATAAGGGGCTGGACCAAAATTATTGCCACCTACGCTTTCAGGTTCATCGGCAATTAGGGGGTGTCCTGCAGCCAAAATAGAGGTAGTAAGACTTTCATTTCCAATTTGTACGACAACTTGTTTTGAGGTTGTAAGCTTCTTTTTGTCCTCTTTTTTAATATATCTTGATGCCCATTGTGCAATTAAATTACCAACGTAGGCAGAATCTTCTTTATCTGACAACAAATGATCTGCACCATCTAAGGAAACAAAGCTTTTAGGATGCATGGCTTCAGCATATATCTCGGCAGCATTTTTTATACCTACAGTCGTATCTTGTGGAGAATGTAGGATCAAAAGTGGCTTTCTTAATGATTTTACCGTAGCGCTCATATTTTTGCTCGATAGATCTTCAATAAATTGCTTTGCAATGGCGAAAGGTCTTCCTCCAATATTTACCATTGCTTTTCCATTTTCTTCAATTTCTTCCAAACCACTTTTAAAAAGATGTTGCACATGTTGAGGAGATGATGGGGCACCGATAGTTGCTACAGCATCAACAGAATGTATTTTTTTAGCAGCGTATATTGCCGCGGCACCCCCTAAAGAATGGCCTATGATTAGTTTAGGAGCTTCTAATTCAAGCGCCATATAATTAGCGACATCTTCTAGGTCTTGAATGTTAGAAGAAAAATTTGTATCTGAAAATTCACCCTCACTTTGTCCAAGTCCGGTAAAATCAAAACGTATAACACCAAAACCCTGAAGTGTTAGTGCTCTTGATATATTTCTGACAGGAGTTAAATTTTTATTACATGTAAAGCAATGTGCAAATAGGGCATAAGCAATAGGATGCTGGTTTGCAGGTAATTCAAGTTTACCAGAAAGTAGTACTCCTTTTGAGTTTTTGAAGGATATCGTTTTATTTTTCATGTAGGGTGTTCGTTACGATTGCCTTTAGTTCATGTGGTATACAAGTATAGGCAAGTAGGGAATTTAGCCAATAAAAAGAAGATTTGAAAGGGTAGGCTGTTTTTTAACGAATGGTCAACGCTATTTGCGGAAATAGTTTTAGACTTTAAAAGTAAGATTACACTTGGATAAAGTTTTATTTTGTGTTTTAAACTTATGGATGAAGAGCACTTTGCGAAAACAAAGTGGTTTGTAGTTTTAAAGTGTTATCTAGAATTTTTTTTAAACGCGAATGGCTTTATTTGCGTTTATCTTAAATACAGATAAACCTCTAATCATATTTTTCTCAATTCAACCCTTCTATTTGTAGCCTTACCTTCTTCCGTAGTATTGTCTTCTACAGGTCTCGTTTGTCCAAAACCTTCACTTTTTAATCTAGCTTCATCAATATCTTCATCTGTAAGCGCCATAAGAACAGCTCTAGCTCTATTTTTTGATAATTTCAAATTAGCAACTTCATTACCTGTATTGTCTGTATGACCCTCAATTTTAATTTTCAAATCGGGACTCGCTTTCATCATTTTTGCTATCTCATTAATTACATCATAGGAACCTGCTTTAATTCTAGATTTACCAGTGTCAAAATTTATATGTAGCGTTGCAAAGCCTTTAGCGTTGATATCTTCTAACATGGTTTCGGCTGTAATTTTTTCAATAGTTTGCTCAAAATCTTTATAGGCTACAACACCTATAGTTCTTGATTTTGAAGAGATTTGAAAACCTATTTTTTGTTGGGCTGTTTTTAAAAGATATAGGCTAATTGGGCCGTTTACAACATCTCCTGCGTAAAACTCATGCATGTGTTTATAAATAGCATTTGGGTTATCTCCCCATTTTTGAGTTTGTTCATAAGGAATCTTTCCTTCAAAAAGTAAGCTTGCCCCTATAGATTTTAAGTATTCAGATACACTTTTGTCAAATAAGTATTGTTCCCATTCCTCATCGCCTTCCATGACAATACTCATTCGCTCCACTTTTCCATCAAGAACAAAGAACTGCCTTCCGTCAAAAAATTCTAACTTATCGAATTCAAATGATTCTGAGTCGTCTTTATCAACAATCATCCCTTTAGGAGGTGTTAGATAGGGAAATTCACCGACATCAACGGTTGATTCTGGGATATCTGCCCAAGAAAATTCTTTTTCGACTTCTTTATTCGGTGATTTTTCGGTAGGAACCGCTACCGGAGTGGTATCGCTTTCTATCTCTTTATTCGCTTTTTCTGCTGTAGTATCCTTGCAGGATAGGAGTGTTACTAAAACTAGATTGATTAAAGCTATTTTTTTCATCGTTTTTGGTTTTGTTAAAAAAGAAGCGACAGCTACGCGGGCGTTTAGCTATTTGTTTTGCTAACTTAGGAAATATACGCCAAACATCAAATTATAAACCTGACTGTTAGTTTTTTAAAGGATAATAAGTAAAGATATTTTAGTTCTAATGTCAGCTTATCCTTGGCAAGAATAAAGTGTATTATTAAGTAAGTGAGTTAAAATATTCTTTCACTTGATTGATGTGTTCTTCTTTGCGTGCGGCACTTAACCAGCTAGCTTCAAAAGCATTGATGGCTAATTGCATAAGTTGTGATTTATTTAAATTTAGTGCCTTAGCCGTTTCATAATAATTTTCATTCATATACCCGCCAAAATAAGCAGGATCATCTGAATGTATTGTGGCTATTAGCCCTTTGTCAAGCATTTTAGCTACAGGGTGTTCTTCCATTTTTTGAATAACTTTAAGTGCTACATTACTCAACGGACACAAGGTTAATGCAAGCTTTTCTTGTAGCAATCTCTCTACCAGTGCTGCATCATCTAAACACCTGTTTCCATGATCTATACGGACAACTTTAAGGAGGTCTAAAGCTTCCCAAATGTAAGTTGATGGTCCTTCTTCCCCTGCATGCGCTACCAATTTGTAACCTTGATCTGCAGAGGCTTTAAAGACCTTAGAAAACTTACTAGGCGGGTTGCCCATTTCAGAAGAATCTAGCCCAACACCATGAATGTATTGTTTATAAGGCAATGAAGATTCTAGTGTTTTAAAGGCTTCTTCTTCACTTAAATGTCTCAAATAGGACATTATAAGTTGGTAGGAGATATTTAATTCTGTTGTAGCTTTTTCTAATGCTTTAAAAATTCCGTTGAATACTACATCAAAAGAAATACCTCTATCGGTATGGGTTTGTGGATCAAAAAAGACTTCGACATGCACTACATTTTGACTGTGGACTTTAGTAAGGTATGCCCAGGTTAAATCATAAAAATCTTGTTCATGAATGAGGACTTGTGCGCCAATATAGTAAAGGTCTAGAAATTCTTGAAGGTTATTAAATTTATAGGCTTCTTTTAAGGAAGCTATGGAATCATACGCCAGTGTAATGTTGTTTCTTTTAGCTATTTTAAACATTAGCTCAGGTTCAAAACTACCTTCAATGTGTAAATGTAATTCGGCTTTGGGAATACCTTGAATAATTTTTTTTAATGCAGATGATTCCATAAAATATTTTGTTTAAGTGTACTGAAAAGTGTGTTATATGGGCGTTCTAGGTTGAATTAAAATATGCTTTCTTCTTTAAAAATGAAGTTTAAGCGTTTTGGTATCCATTAAATATAAAACTATTTTCTCACCAACCTGATATTTTCCTTAATCTTTTTGAGCTATTCTGCGCTTATTTGCTTCTAATATGTAAAGTAAAATCTCTTCATCGGAATTCGGAAGTTTCGTTATACCTACCTTTTTTAGGCCTAGTTTTTCTAACAGTTTTTGAGAAGAAAAATTCTCTTTAGAGGTAATTGCCTTTACTTCATTCA
Coding sequences within:
- a CDS encoding bifunctional alpha/beta hydrolase/OsmC family protein, which gives rise to MKNKTISFKNSKGVLLSGKLELPANQHPIAYALFAHCFTCNKNLTPVRNISRALTLQGFGVIRFDFTGLGQSEGEFSDTNFSSNIQDLEDVANYMALELEAPKLIIGHSLGGAAAIYAAKKIHSVDAVATIGAPSSPQHVQHLFKSGLEEIEENGKAMVNIGGRPFAIAKQFIEDLSSKNMSATVKSLRKPLLILHSPQDTTVGIKNAAEIYAEAMHPKSFVSLDGADHLLSDKEDSAYVGNLIAQWASRYIKKEDKKKLTTSKQVVVQIGNESLTTSILAAGHPLIADEPESVGGNNFGPAPYDLLLSSLGACTAMTLRLYANLKKWDLKEVIVHLTHGKDYRKDCMECDEKKSKIDHITKNIELIGDLDEAQKKRLLEIADKCPVHKTLHQSVVVTSNLIVS
- a CDS encoding adenosine deaminase → MESSALKKIIQGIPKAELHLHIEGSFEPELMFKIAKRNNITLAYDSIASLKEAYKFNNLQEFLDLYYIGAQVLIHEQDFYDLTWAYLTKVHSQNVVHVEVFFDPQTHTDRGISFDVVFNGIFKALEKATTELNISYQLIMSYLRHLSEEEAFKTLESSLPYKQYIHGVGLDSSEMGNPPSKFSKVFKASADQGYKLVAHAGEEGPSTYIWEALDLLKVVRIDHGNRCLDDAALVERLLQEKLALTLCPLSNVALKVIQKMEEHPVAKMLDKGLIATIHSDDPAYFGGYMNENYYETAKALNLNKSQLMQLAINAFEASWLSAARKEEHINQVKEYFNSLT
- a CDS encoding OmpA family protein; the protein is MKKIALINLVLVTLLSCKDTTAEKANKEIESDTTPVAVPTEKSPNKEVEKEFSWADIPESTVDVGEFPYLTPPKGMIVDKDDSESFEFDKLEFFDGRQFFVLDGKVERMSIVMEGDEEWEQYLFDKSVSEYLKSIGASLLFEGKIPYEQTQKWGDNPNAIYKHMHEFYAGDVVNGPISLYLLKTAQQKIGFQISSKSRTIGVVAYKDFEQTIEKITAETMLEDINAKGFATLHINFDTGKSRIKAGSYDVINEIAKMMKASPDLKIKIEGHTDNTGNEVANLKLSKNRARAVLMALTDEDIDEARLKSEGFGQTRPVEDNTTEEGKATNRRVELRKI
- a CDS encoding phospholipase D family protein, encoding MNLILNYKYIFVLFLLILASCNEEQKITPPTDFCANIHKNDSITLTKELASVKELMATKTGVYVLEDGSGSMVARAWLSEYAEKTIDIQYFIFSTDNVGLIACDYLIRAADRGVKVRIIVDDIMVDADIQDILTFASHKNIEVKIYNPGVNLGINLFKKIQKFTTDFRTANQRMHNKTFIVDGKVVITGGRNIADEYFDYDHEYNFRDRDILLLGKIAKTVNTSFDQFWNSPLTKEVSEVIEELPENITSEERFNKLHEYACNPYNFWPQVRKRIATLPTTFKKINASGDLVWLDDVQFISDNPGKNDGESGLGGGGISTSALINLVKNSKSSIDIQTPYLITTALAQNLFKDAVDRGVKIRILTNSLASTDNVEAFSSYQTDRKKLLETGVRIFEFRPDAAERKKIMTGELQEKLDYTPIFGLHAKSMVVDHKTTVIGTFNLDPRSANLNTECVVIVTSDKISKGVLSGMEEEFKPENSWETTLDFNPDAEVNKYKRLKTWTRKLIPKEIL